aaaattcaagttGGAACGGACCAACggaaaggtgaaaaaacGACACGTAAAAACTGTGATAGCAAGCCAAAACTGCAACGCACACACGTGGGCAGATATATACACGTGTAAGCCACTCCTACACACGTATCGTGCAAcggctagccaaaatgaggAACCTAGTTCAAAAGTACCTCTGTAGGAAAACCAACTTCCCCCGTTTCTGCACGAAGAGGAACATTTGCAACCTAAGTCAGAAGAAAAATCTATctgcatataaaatatacacagACGGACTCATCCACTCGGAATTCTCAACCGAATTAAAAACGACAAATGAAGTGAACAAAATACCTATATTCCGTATACTAGATACGGAAGGAAATTTATTAGATGGTCATAGTGCCCCCTttgaagatgaagaaatattGAACCTATACAAACAGATGGTTGAATTTTCAATATGGGATGAAATCTTTTATGGTATTCAAAGACAAGGtagaatttctttttacattGTAAATGATGGAGAAGAAGGGATCCAATTTGGGTTGGGAAAAGTCCTGACTCCAGATGACCACCTATATTGTCAATATAGAGAAACAGGTATTTTACTGTCTAGGGGATTTGATTACCCGGACATAGTTAATCAACTGTTTGGGAACAAATATGATGAGGGGAAAGGAAGACAAATGTGTATTTGTTACACTAGTAAGAAATTAAACATACATACAATTACAACTCCTTTAGCATCTCAATTATCTCATGCTGCTGGTTGTGGTTATGCGttgaaattgaaaaatcAGAAAGCTGTTGCTGCTACGTTTTGTGGGGATGGTTCTTCATCGGAAGGAGATTTTTATGCCGCTTTAAATTTTGCAGCTGTAAGAGAATCGCAAACCAtgtttatttgcaaaaataatctCTATGCTATATCTACTTCTATAAAAGATCAGTACAGAGGTGATGGTGTGGCTCCTAGGGCACTAGCTTTAGGTATAGAATCCGTTAGGGTGGATGGAAATGATTTATTTGCAACCTATttagctgcaaaaaaaatgagggaaaTTTGCACCGAACAGTCTAAACCGGTCTTTATGGAATTTATGGCCTACAGATATGGCCACCATAGCACCTCAGATGATTCCACCCTATACAGAccgaaggaagaaaatgatgcTTGGAAAAAGGATGGGGTTCATCCAATAAGTAGACTATTCCTTTacttaaagaataaaaaactgTACACAGATAAGGATGATGAACTGCACAGAAAAGCCGTCAAAGAAAAAGTCCTCAAGGAATTGAAGAAACATGAAAGCATTAAAAGATACAACATTGTGGGTGGCCTCTTTGAAAATGTGTACAATGAGGAGGACTGGAATTTAAAGGAGCAAAGGGAAAACTTTGAGCAGTTTTTCAAGCAGCATAAAAGCTGCTACGACACGTCCAAGTTTGAAAGCTAGTTGGGCTACCCACGTGGGGGCAGCGGAAGAAGCGGCATAAGCGGCAGTAGCGACAGTAGCGGCAGTAGCTGTTTCGCTTGTGCGccattttcttcacctttttgcgtGGGATTAAAAGAGACGAGGTTGGGGGACACTGCGCATCCAGAAGGTACGTGCGTATGTCTGCACCTTTCGCCTCAACCAGTTGCAAAGTGGTTCCGCCAAAAATCACTCGCGTGACCTAAAAATTTAGGGAGAACGAACAGAGCAAGCTCACCTAGCAATTTTGTTCTCCCCGAATTACACCAAACAGCCATTTTTACACACTCCTGTGTTCCAACCAAACAGCTTTCAATAATTTGCCCTTTATGCGCAATAACGGCAAAGCGGTTGCAACAAatggattttttaaaaaaaaattttatgcgATTCAGTACAAAATGTACCACGTGAGATGCTCACAATGAAGCGAGTGCCCCTTGCACTTGTGAACAATTCAGCTGCAAGCATCGAAAAGAAGGTTCCCCATTCAAATGTGCTCCAGTGTGTGCATGCAGTGGTATGCACCGCTAGTACATATGCCATGTTATGAACCCTTTTGCACTACGGGATGGAAAACAAGGGAGTGAAAATATAGGCAGCCAATTTGCATGCGCACAAAGCGGCGAGAAAATGGTAACGACGGttcggcaaaaaaaaaaaattgcaaatttgtGTAGATATAAATTGTGATGCCAATCTTTGAGAGCACCCAATGGACGGTTAATAAGGATCTTTAAAAGGGAATAaagtgcctttttctttatcccctcctccccccttcaaCGATCACCGCTTCACTACATAGTCGTTTTCTCTTAAGGCATCACACCTGGGGGACAACTCGGTGCGGACAAAATTCATGCACACATGAATCCTCTAATCAGCAAAAACGTTCACAGCTTTTCTCTATGCCCACTTTGAAAAGGAACTGCTCAATACACCTTCCAGTTTTACatgaaaatagaaaaataagaaaaagtgGAATGCTTAGTCCCTCACCATTAggttaaataaataaaataaataaataaaataaattccaCCTTGCACACATGCGCGAGCGGCAAACCGGAGAGCGATG
This genomic stretch from Plasmodium cynomolgi strain B DNA, chromosome 14, whole genome shotgun sequence harbors:
- a CDS encoding 2-oxoisovalerate dehydrogenase alpha subunit mitochondrial (putative), which gives rise to MRNLVQKYLCRKTNFPRFCTKRNICNLSQKKNLSAYKIYTDGLIHSEFSTELKTTNEVNKIPIFRILDTEGNLLDGHSAPFEDEEILNLYKQMVEFSIWDEIFYGIQRQGRISFYIVNDGEEGIQFGLGKVLTPDDHLYCQYRETGILLSRGFDYPDIVNQLFGNKYDEGKGRQMCICYTTSQLSHAAGCGYALKLKNQKAVAATFCGDGSSSEGDFYAALNFAAVRESQTMFICKNNLYAISTSIKDQYRGDGVAPRALALGIESVRVDGNDLFATYLAAKKMREICTEQSKPVFMEFMAYRYGHHSTSDDSTLYRPKEENDAWKKDGVHPISRLFLYLKNKKLYTDKDDELHRKAVKEKVLKELKKHESIKRYNIVGGLFENVYNEEDWNLKEQRENFEQFFKQHKSCYDTSKFES